In the Arachis ipaensis cultivar K30076 chromosome B10, Araip1.1, whole genome shotgun sequence genome, one interval contains:
- the LOC107622778 gene encoding uncharacterized protein LOC107622778, protein MASSSLGIACGGNSRLTAANFGIQDRCCFASPCSVVIGDLARSTAWKGRISMASAAPAAARGAVVENRMSIEPFGKREDSNNGGGRDSAAVLEAQERLDTWMRESVVEIVKNLKEAPLLVQIFSKRKGEETTTSTTTEKQVVVDDWPAVKQRWESGETPVPEGVIFVEEIGGEDEAEDGGSDTERTTRAWGIVVQGKGVGCGPVCYLLKTSRVGSGPGSGMGLCSTHFCLVRVKSFRESVESQLKNCWLLQSQWQ, encoded by the coding sequence ATGGCGTCGTCGTCTCTCGGCATTGCTTGCGGCGGAAACAGCCGCCTTACCGCTGCTAACTTCGGAATCCAGGATCGGTGTTGTTTTGCCTCGCCGTGTTCCGTCGTGATCGGAGACCTGGCGCGCTCCACGGCGTGGAAGGGGAGGATCTCGATGGCTTCGGCGGCGCCAGCGGCGGCTAGGGGAGCGGTGGTGGAGAATCGGATGAGCATTGAGCCGTTCGGGAAGAGAGAGGATTCTAATAATGGAGGAGGCCGTGACAGCGCTGCCGTCTTGGAGGCGCAGGAGAGGCTGGACACGTGGATGAGGGAATCAGTGGTGGAAATCGTGAAGAATCTGAAGGAGGCGCCGCTTCTGGTGCAGATTTTTTCTAAGAGAAAGGGAGAAGAAACCACCACATCGACGACGACGGAGAAGCAGGTGGTTGTTGACGATTGGCCAGCGGTGAAGCAACGGTGGGAGTCAGGGGAGACGCCGGTGCCAGAAGGAGTCATCTTCGTGGAGGAGATCGGAGGGGAGGACGAGGCGGAGGACGGCGGTTCCGATACAGAAAGAACAACAAGAGCGTGGGGAATCGTAGTTCAGGGGAAAGGTGTAGGGTGCGGGCCGGTTTGCTACCTCTTGAAAACGAGCCGGGTCGGATCTGGTCCTGGATCGGGCATGGGCTTGTGTTCGACCCATTTTTGTTTGGTTCGGGTGAAGAGCTTCAGAGAAAGCGTGGAGTCTCAGCTGAAGAATTGTTGGTTGCTACAGAGTCAGTGGCAGTAG
- the LOC107622779 gene encoding uncharacterized protein LOC107622779: MASSSLGIACGGNSRLTAANFGIQDRCCFASPCSVVIGDLARSTAWKGRISMASAAPAAARGAVVENRMSIEPFGKREDSNNGGGRDSAAVLEAQERLDTWMRESVVEIVKNLKEAPLLVQIFSKRKGEETTTSTTTEKQVVVDDWPAVKQRWESGETPVPEGVIFVEEIGGEDEAEDGGSDTERTTRAWGIVVQGKGVGCGPVCYLLKTIRVGSGPGSGMGLCSTHFCLVRVKSFRESVESQLKNCWLLQSQWQ, translated from the coding sequence ATGGCGTCGTCGTCTCTCGGCATTGCTTGCGGCGGAAACAGCCGCCTTACCGCTGCTAACTTCGGAATCCAGGATCGGTGTTGTTTTGCCTCGCCGTGTTCCGTCGTGATCGGAGACCTGGCGCGCTCCACGGCGTGGAAGGGGAGGATCTCGATGGCTTCGGCGGCGCCAGCGGCGGCTAGGGGAGCGGTGGTGGAGAATCGGATGAGCATTGAGCCGTTCGGGAAGAGAGAGGATTCTAATAATGGAGGAGGCCGTGACAGCGCTGCCGTCTTGGAGGCGCAGGAGAGGCTGGACACGTGGATGAGGGAATCAGTGGTGGAAATCGTGAAGAATCTGAAGGAGGCGCCGCTTCTGGTGCAGATTTTTTCTAAGAGAAAGGGAGAAGAAACCACCACATCGACGACGACGGAGAAGCAGGTGGTTGTTGACGATTGGCCAGCGGTGAAGCAACGGTGGGAGTCAGGGGAGACGCCGGTGCCAGAAGGAGTCATCTTCGTGGAGGAGATCGGAGGGGAGGACGAGGCGGAGGACGGCGGTTCCGATACAGAAAGAACAACAAGAGCGTGGGGAATCGTAGTTCAGGGGAAAGGTGTAGGGTGCGGGCCGGTTTGCTACCTCTTGAAAACGATCCGGGTCGGATCTGGTCCTGGATCGGGCATGGGCTTGTGTTCGACCCATTTTTGTTTGGTTCGGGTGAAGAGCTTCAGAGAAAGCGTGGAGTCTCAGCTGAAGAATTGTTGGTTGCTACAGAGTCAGTGGCAGTAG